The following is a genomic window from Thermodesulfobacteriota bacterium.
TCTGAATCCGCTCTTCTATGGCTTCATAAATCATCTGGAACGATTCGGAGAAGTTGGCCGGAGAAATCCTGCCCATTTCGATAAATTTGACCGCTACTTCTTTGGCGGCTCTTAAGACCTGGTCTTCATTAGCGCCCATCAGACAGTCTCCTTCCATATTGTCCGGGGTTACCCCGGCGGCTTCGAGTCTACCATTACTAAAAGACGGATGAATGTTCAATCATTATCCGGACATCAGGACTGCTCCTGCCGCAAGCAGTTAAAAAATCGAACCGAAAGTTGCCGCCCTGCCTGTCTCCGGAGGTTGACATGGGCTATATTGATTGATATTATTTAATATATAAATTCCTGCGGATATACTTAACCAGTTGATAGAGCAGTCTTTAACCCTGAAGGATGACCTTCATGACCGAAGAAAATCTGCCGCGGACATTCATGACCAAGGACGACAGGGCGGCTTTCACCTGCCCCAAGTGCGGGAAGGTCAGGGTCCTGGATGTCTCGCAGTTCAAACACATCAACAAGTCGGTTATCAAGGTCAAGTGTAAATGCCCCTGCGGTCATCAGTACAGCGTCCTTTTAGAGAGGAGAAAGGAGATCAGAAAAGAGGTCTCCTTTACGGGAACATATTACGCTTACGTTAAAGGGATGGAAGTCAAGGGCAGGGTCACCATCAGGGATCTTTCCCGATCGGGCCTGCGGTTTAAACTTCATCTTTCTCATCAGTTTACCATCGGTGAAACCATAACACTGGAGTTCACCATCAATGACCGGGACCAGTCTCTGATTTCGCGCAAGGTGATCGTCAGAAGCCAGCATGGCGACTCCGTCGGCGCCAGTTTTATTTCCACGGAGCATTACGATAAGCTCGGTCCCTACCTGCTGTATTCATTATGATGGCTTCGTCAGGCGTCCAATATCCGCGTTACGATGCATCCCTCGGAATTTCATCACGCCACAGGCGTGACGGCATTCCTCGTGACTTGCGCGCCTTGGTCTTGAACCCCTGACGAAGCCATCTTACAATAAACTTTTACGGTTATTTTTCCAACCGGACGCGGATGGCGTTGGCATGGGCGCCCAGTCCTTCGATTTCAGCCAGCCTGATGGCGTCCGGGGCCTCTGCTTTCAACGCGGCTTCAGAATAGAAAACCACGCTGGTTCGCTTTAGAAAATGACTGGTTGAAAGCGCCGAGGCAAAACGGGCGCACCCGCCGGTGGGCAGGGTATGATTGGGGCCGGCCACATAATCCCCGATGGGCTCGGGAGTAAAGCGGCCCAGGAAAACGGCCCCGGCGTTTCGTATTCTCCCCAGCATCGCGAAGGGTTCTTCCACCTGCAGTTCCAGGTGTTCCGGCGCGAAGCGATTGGCTGTCGTCAGGGCGGTTTCCATCGAGTCGACGATAAAAATACCACCGTATCGGGCGAGGGCTTTTTTCGCCGTTTCCTGCCGGTTGAGGGCGGATAGTTGCGCGTCCACTTCCCGGGCGGTTTGCCGGGCGATTTCCCGGACGGGCGTGATCAGTACGGCCGAAGCAAGGGCGTCATGTTCCGCCTGAGAAAGAAGGTCGGCCGCCAGATAACGGGGATCGGCGGTCTGGTCGGCGATGATCAGGATTTCGCTGGGCCCGGCAATAATATCAATACCGACCGTGCCCGAAAGTGTTTTTTTGGCCAGCACCACGTATTTATTGCCCGGCCCGGCGATCATGTCCACCCTGGGAATCGTTTCCGTTCCATATGCCAGGGCGGCGATGGCCCAGGCACTGCCGACCTTGTATACTTCCGTTACCCCGGTCTTTTCGGCGGCCACCAGCAGATGCGGACTGACCGAGCCGTCTTTTCTCGGCGGGGTTACCATCACGATCCGGGGAACGCCTGCCTGTCTGGCCGGCAGCACCCCCATCAGAACCGTTGACACCAGCGGCGTCTCTCCCCCTCTTGCGCCGGGCACATAAATGCCGGCCGAGTCGACCGGTGTTATCTGCTGACCCACCACCACACCGGGGCGATCCGTGCTGATCCAGGAGTTTTCCCGCTGGGCCTGGTGGAATGTTTCAATCTGACGAATGGCCCGGGCCAGGGAGTGGCGGAATTGCCTGTCGACCTGCCTGCCGGCGGCTTTAAACTCTTGAGGAGTTACCCGCAGCCGGGCGGCCTTCAGTCCGGGGGCGTCGAACTGACGGGTGTATTTTTCAAGGGCCCGGTCACCATTCCGGCGAACCTCTCCAATAATCTGCTCGACCTGGCGGTAATCCTTCCGGGAATAATCGGTTCCCCGGTTCATGATCCGGCGCAATTGTTCCTGGGCCGTTTTCGTCGTGTAATCAAATACTTTCATGTGAGCATCCTTTTGCTGCCGGATTCGCCGGCGTATGGAAATTACCGTTACTGCGTTTTTTCAGCTCCCGCTTTTCCCCATTGACATATATTTATAAATTTGTTTTATTTCCTTTTTTTAATTATATCAAATCAGAGAATAGTCTTAAAGGAGGTTTTTATGTCAAAGCGTATTCATAATTTCAACCCGGGGCCGGCCGCGTTGCCGGTGAGCGTTTTGCAGGAAATCCAGGCATCTTTTCTGGATTTTGCCGGAACGGGAATGTCAATTACCGAAGTCAGTCATCGTTCAAAACCGTTTGAAAACATCATCAATGACGCGGTGGCCAGAGTCAAACGGCTGCTGGGCGTGGGCGACGAGTTTACGGTTCTGTTCATCCAGGGCGGCGCCAGTCTCCAGTTTGCCATGGTACCCATGAACCTGCTGCCGGACGAAAAGTCGGCCGACTATGTCAACACCGGCACCTGGGCCACCAAGGCCATCAAGGAAGCCAAAATTCTGGGCAAGACCGTTCGCGTTCCGGCTTCTTCCGAAGACAGGAATTTTTCCTATATCCCGCAGAACATCGATTTTGATCCGAACGCGGCCTATGTTCATCTTACGTCTAACAATACCATCAAGGGCACCCAATGGGCATCCTTCCCCGATACAAAAGGGGTCCCCATCGTCTGCGACATGTCTTCCGATATCATGAGCCGGCCTGTTGATATGACCCGTTTCGGGCTGATTTACGCCGGCGCCCAGAAGAATATCGGGCCGGCCGGGGTGTGCCTGGTCATTATCCGCAAGGATATGCTCGAGGCCGCCGCGGATCAGTTGCCGACCATGCTCAAGTATGCCACCTTTGCCAAGGAAAACTCTCTTTACAACACCCCGCCCTGTTTCACCATCTATACCATTCAACTGGTTTTAAAATGGCTGGAAGAAACCGTCGGCGGTCTTGAAAAAATGGATGCCCTTAACCGCAAAAAGGCGGCCCTTCTGTATGACATGATGGATGCCGGCAGTTTTTACAAGGCAACCGCGGAAAAAGGCAGCCGTTCCCTGATGAACGTAACCTTCCGGCTCCCTTCAGAAGAACTGGAGAAGAAATTCATCGCCGAAGCGACTGCCAATGATCTGGGAGGACTCAAGGGCCACCGTTCCGTGGGCGGCTGCCGGGCTTCCATTTACAATGCCACGACCATGGAGTCGGTGCAGGCCTTGGCCGATTTTATGAAGGCGTTCGAACAGAAAAACGGGTAGGCGGTTTTACGGTCATTTTTAAAGGTGGCCTTTAACCTGTCAACGATTAAGGACGCGGCATGAACGTTAAAGTTGCGGTTAAAAAACAGGACCTGACAATTGACATGGACGCGGTCTGCGCCCGGATCGCCGCCACCCAGCGCGATAACGGCGATATCCCCTGGTCGTCCGGCGACAAGACGGATCCCTGGGACCTGGTGGAGGCCGCCATGGGTTTGACCATCGGCGGTCAGGCGCAAAAAGCGGAGGCCGCTTTCCGCTGGCTGAAAAACAAGCAGCGACCGGACGGAAGCTGGTATGCCGCCTATCGCAATGATCTGCCGGACGACCGTACCGTCGACACCAATATGAGCTCCTATCTGGCCGCCGGTCTTTTCCATCATTACCTGGTTACCGGGAACATCGATTTTATCAAGAGCATGTGGCCGGTCATGTGCGGGGGCATCGATTTCGCCTTGAGCCTCCAAACCCCCAGAGGGGAAATTTACTGGGCCAAAAACCCGGAGGGCAGGACCGATCCCATGTCGTTGCTGACCGGTTCAAGTTCCATTTATTTCAGCTTAAAATGCGCGCTGGCCCTTGCTCATGAGATCGGTGCGGATATGCCCGGCTGGCGGGCGTCTCTGTCCCGACTCGGTCATGCCATCCAGTTTCAGCCGCACCTGTTTAACGTGGCCAAATCGCGTTTTTCCATGGACTGGTTTTATCCCATTCTGTCCGGAGCGATCACCGGCCCCGACGCGCAAAAGCGGATCGACAGGCACTGGAAGAAATTCGTTGTCGAAGGCCAGGGTGTTAAATGCGTGGCCGATGAACCCTGGGTCACCATCGCCGAATCCTGCGAACTGGTCATGGCGCTGGCCGCCATGGGCAATGAAAATGACGCCCAGGCCGTTTTTTCCTGGATTCAGGATAAGTGCTTTGATGACGGTTCCTTCTGGTGCGGTTTTACCTATCCGAATATGGTTGTCTGGCCGGAAGAAAAAATTTCCTGGACCAACGCGGCGGTACTTCTGGCCGCGGATGCCCTGTACCACCTGACTCCGGC
Proteins encoded in this region:
- the serC gene encoding 3-phosphoserine/phosphohydroxythreonine transaminase; this translates as MSKRIHNFNPGPAALPVSVLQEIQASFLDFAGTGMSITEVSHRSKPFENIINDAVARVKRLLGVGDEFTVLFIQGGASLQFAMVPMNLLPDEKSADYVNTGTWATKAIKEAKILGKTVRVPASSEDRNFSYIPQNIDFDPNAAYVHLTSNNTIKGTQWASFPDTKGVPIVCDMSSDIMSRPVDMTRFGLIYAGAQKNIGPAGVCLVIIRKDMLEAAADQLPTMLKYATFAKENSLYNTPPCFTIYTIQLVLKWLEETVGGLEKMDALNRKKAALLYDMMDAGSFYKATAEKGSRSLMNVTFRLPSEELEKKFIAEATANDLGGLKGHRSVGGCRASIYNATTMESVQALADFMKAFEQKNG
- a CDS encoding phenyltransferase domain-containing protein; translated protein: MNVKVAVKKQDLTIDMDAVCARIAATQRDNGDIPWSSGDKTDPWDLVEAAMGLTIGGQAQKAEAAFRWLKNKQRPDGSWYAAYRNDLPDDRTVDTNMSSYLAAGLFHHYLVTGNIDFIKSMWPVMCGGIDFALSLQTPRGEIYWAKNPEGRTDPMSLLTGSSSIYFSLKCALALAHEIGADMPGWRASLSRLGHAIQFQPHLFNVAKSRFSMDWFYPILSGAITGPDAQKRIDRHWKKFVVEGQGVKCVADEPWVTIAESCELVMALAAMGNENDAQAVFSWIQDKCFDDGSFWCGFTYPNMVVWPEEKISWTNAAVLLAADALYHLTPAGRLFNHNFWKTEYPFLFDATIKE
- a CDS encoding PilZ domain-containing protein, whose amino-acid sequence is MTEENLPRTFMTKDDRAAFTCPKCGKVRVLDVSQFKHINKSVIKVKCKCPCGHQYSVLLERRKEIRKEVSFTGTYYAYVKGMEVKGRVTIRDLSRSGLRFKLHLSHQFTIGETITLEFTINDRDQSLISRKVIVRSQHGDSVGASFISTEHYDKLGPYLLYSL
- the hisD gene encoding histidinol dehydrogenase; translated protein: MKVFDYTTKTAQEQLRRIMNRGTDYSRKDYRQVEQIIGEVRRNGDRALEKYTRQFDAPGLKAARLRVTPQEFKAAGRQVDRQFRHSLARAIRQIETFHQAQRENSWISTDRPGVVVGQQITPVDSAGIYVPGARGGETPLVSTVLMGVLPARQAGVPRIVMVTPPRKDGSVSPHLLVAAEKTGVTEVYKVGSAWAIAALAYGTETIPRVDMIAGPGNKYVVLAKKTLSGTVGIDIIAGPSEILIIADQTADPRYLAADLLSQAEHDALASAVLITPVREIARQTAREVDAQLSALNRQETAKKALARYGGIFIVDSMETALTTANRFAPEHLELQVEEPFAMLGRIRNAGAVFLGRFTPEPIGDYVAGPNHTLPTGGCARFASALSTSHFLKRTSVVFYSEAALKAEAPDAIRLAEIEGLGAHANAIRVRLEK